The nucleotide sequence GCTGCGCAGGCAGGGCTACCGGTTCGTGAAGGTCTCGGAGCTGATCCGGGAGTCCGGCACCCGGCGCTGAGCGGGGCAGGGCTGCTCGTAGGGTTGGCTGATGTGAGCCATGTTTCAGCCGCCCCCGGCGACAGCCCCTTCCAGACCGAGCCCACCCCGCGTGACGAGGCCCCGCAGTTCGTGCTGCCCCTCGTCGTACGGATCGAGAAGAGCGCGCCGCCCGCCCGTACCGACGCGCTGGAGACCGCCGCACGCGCCGTGCTCGTCCTGCTCGGGGACGAGCGGGCGCGCGGCGACGGTGAGTGGGCCGAGGCGGTACGGGACTGGGAGGACGCCCGCATCCGCAAGGTGGTGCGGCGGGCGCGGGGCTCGGAGTGGCGCCGTGCGGAGGAGCTGCCCGGCATCACGGTGACGGGTGCCGCCGCCGAGGTGCGGGTCTTCCCGCCGATCCCGCTGGACGGCTGGCCCAAGGAGCTGGCCAAGCTCCAGGTCTCCGGCACCGAACTGGACGACCCCGAGCCGCCTGCCGACCCCGCCCTGACCGCTCCCGTGCTGTGGCTGAACCCGGAGTTGGAGATGTCGGCCGGCAAGGAGATGGCCCAGGTCGGCCACGGCGCCCAGCTCGCCTGGTGGGCCCTGTCCGACGCGGCCCGCGAAGCCTGGCGCACCACCGGCTACGCCCTGACGGTGCGCACCGCCACCCCCGCCCACTGGCGCGAACTCACCACCAGCGGGCTGCCGTTGGTCCGCGACGCGGGGTTCACGGAGATCGCGCCGGGCTCCGCGAC is from Streptomyces seoulensis and encodes:
- a CDS encoding peptidyl-tRNA hydrolase, with product MSHVSAAPGDSPFQTEPTPRDEAPQFVLPLVVRIEKSAPPARTDALETAARAVLVLLGDERARGDGEWAEAVRDWEDARIRKVVRRARGSEWRRAEELPGITVTGAAAEVRVFPPIPLDGWPKELAKLQVSGTELDDPEPPADPALTAPVLWLNPELEMSAGKEMAQVGHGAQLAWWALSDAAREAWRTTGYALTVRTATPAHWRELTTSGLPLVRDAGFTEIAPGSATVVADHPALR